The sequence below is a genomic window from bacterium.
TTCATGAGGGCAAGGTTCAGCCGCATTATTTTCTCAGCTCAGGGCGACCTTGCGCTTCTAAATTATTACCTTCAAGATTTAGCGACTAACGAGAACCAATGGCTTCCGAGCGTGTGGGTAGCCGAGATTTTACGTGCGGCAAGACTCGATCATAATGGCACTCTATTATTCTATATTTCTCTATTTCTGTCAACCTCGGCCGCAATGCTCATTTTCCTCGATACTGCTGCAAAAAGGCTTTATTATAAGGCATTTTTAGCGGCTTCGGAAATCCTTAGTAATAAGAGAAAAAAAGGCACAAATAGAGGCTATTACGGTTTGTCGTGGAGCGTTTTTAGAGTATTTCCTCGAGATATGCGTTCGTTGTTGGTCAAAGATATTCGCCTATTTCTTCGTGAACCAAACCAGTGGACTCAATTTGCGATTTTACTCGTTTTGGTAATTTTTTATTTATTTAACCTCCGCAAAGTGCCTTTAAATGTCGAAGGTCTTTATTGGCGAACGCTAATTAGTTTTGTGAATTACGCTTTTTGCGGTTATATATTGGCGACTTTATCTGTTCGCTTTGTCTATCCATCGATATCCATGGAAGGTAAGTCTTTTTGGAGCATTTCGAGTTCTCCGATCCGCGTAAAGAGGCTTTTCTGGGAAAAATTTTGGATAGCTTTCATTCTTTTTTTCATTATTACAGAAGTTGTCGCTGTTGTCTCTAGTGCTTTACTAGCTCAATCACGCATAATGACGCTTCTAACCGGTCTGGGTATCTTCCTTATGAGCATATCTTTGACATCGCTTTCTACCGGTCTTGGGAGCCTTTTCCCAAGTTTCGTCGAACCTAATCCCGGCAAAATAGCATCCAGTGGTGGAGGTATGATATGTGCTTTAGTGAGCCTTATTTATGTTGCGCTCTCTACTTTAGCGCTTGCGTTTCCCACATATCATTACATGAGTTTTATTATCGGCCAAAGTAAGGATTTTCCAACGGCAGAAATAATCATCGGTGCGTTGATTATTCTTGTTTTGAATCTGGCAGCAACAATAATACCATTAAAACTCGGCCTCAAAGCCATGGAACGATTAGAACATTAGCATTAATGAGTATTTGACTAATGCTTTTCTTCTCAGAAATTTCTATAGAGTAGTCTTTCACGCAAATTCCCGCATATTAATGTAATTTATCTAAAAATCTCTTTTGTTTTCGCACTAAAATATTATTATTCATAATGGAAACCAAATTGGCAGAAATTAGATATGAATAAGAAGAAGCAAAAACCGAAAAACACACCCATGATGGAACAGTATTACCGCATCAAAAAACAGGTGCCGGATGCGCTTCTTCTTTACCGCATGGGCGATTTCTTCGAGCTTTTTGATGAGGATGCTAAAATCGCCGCAGAGGTCCTTGGAATAACGCTTACACAGCGTTCGCATGGCATGCCCGAACCAACACCACTTGCTGGAGTGCCACATCATGCTATGGAGAAATACCTATCTAAACTACTTTCAGCAGGTTTTAAAGTCGCGATTTGTGAGCAGGTTGAGGATCCGAAAAAGGCAAAGGGCATCGTGGCACGCGACATTATCGAGGTGATGACACCGGGCACGGCAACAATCGAGACTGAGGAAAACGCCGAATCTAATCTTATTATGGGTATTTTCGAAAACGAGGATTCTGTTTCAATTGCACTTGCGGATCTTCTAGGCGGACGCTTCGAGGCGCGTTCTTTAACCTATGCTCGCTTCATCGAAGAACTCCAATTACTTCTAGTGAAAGAGATACTTGTTTCGGAGGATATTTCTGAAAGCCTCCATGAAATATTGAGGGAATCGGCGCCTAAGGCTCATATAAGCTATCAAGAACCGTGGAAATTTGAAACTGTTTTTGCACGTGATAAACTCAGCGAACATTTTGGCGTTAAAACACTTATGGGTTATGGCGAGCTTTCCGATGGCGAGATATCGGCAGCAGGCGGACTCATAGCTTATTTCAAAGACCTCAAAAAAGGTGACATGGCGCATATACGCACAATATCTATTGGCACTAAAGATGATGCTATGATATTCGATGCCTCTACAGTGCGCAATCTGGAGCTTATCCGATCTATTGCTGATGGCAAAGTCGAAGGAAGCCTGCTCTGGGTGCTCGATACAACCTGCACACCAATGGGCCATCGAGAAATAGTCGAATGGATATTGAAGCCGCTTATTAATCGTGTGTCGATAGAGCAACGTCTTGCGGCAGTGGAGGAACTCATTATCGATCCAATAGCCCTTGCAACACTTCGTGAAAGATTTTCTGAAATTGGCGATATGGAGCGTCTTATAGGTAAACTCGGTAATGAAAAGGCTAATCCTCGCGATTTGATTGCCCTTAAAATTGGCCTCGATAAGGTGCCGGCGATAAAAAGCATAATTCAGGGAAAAAATACTCCGCTTCTTGATAATATCGATAATAGGCTCGATCCCATGGATGAAGTTAGGGGAATTATCCAAGAAAATATTGATCTCGATCCGCCTGTGCATATCAACGAGGGTGGAATAATCGCTGAGGGTATATCCTCGGAACTAGACGAACTCCGGCAAATCCGCTACGGTGGAAAACAGTATCTTGCTTCGATGCAGGAAAACCTCCGCGATAAACTCGACATCCCCAAGCTTAAAATCGGCTATAACCGCGTTTTCGGCTATTATATTGAAGTCAGCAGAATGCATAGCAAGAAAGTCCCCGAGGAGTTCGAACGCAAACAGACGCTTGTCGCTTCAGAACGATATATAACTGCAGAGCTCAAGGAATATGAACAGAAGGTTCTTTCCGCCGAAGAGCGCATTTTCGAGATAGAGCGCGATCTCTTCCTTACATTACGCGCGCATCTTTCGCAATTTGCTGCATCTATACTACTGGTTGCAAAGGCTTTGGCCGAGCTCGATGCTCTTTGCTCGCTTGTCGAAATAGCTCGAAGAAAGGGTTGGGTTCGCCCCCAATTTACTGATGAGCCAATAATTGAGATAATCGAGGGACGGCATCCAGTTGTTGAACAGATTCTCGGTGACAGAACCTTTGTTCCAAATAACACGCACCTGAGCTCCGACCAAAACCAGCTTCTCCTTATTACCGGGCCAAATATGTCTGGTAAATCGACCTATCTTAGGCAGGTCGCACTAATTGTGCTTATCGCTCAGATGGGCAGTTTCGTCCCCGCACAGAGCTGCCGCATAAGACCTGTTGATCGCATCTTCACGCGAGTCGGCGCTATGGATAATATCGCTCGCGGCCAATCGACATTCCTGGTTGAGATGATCGAGACAGCAAACATTCTCAATAACGCAACGGACCGAAGTCTCGTCCTCCTTGATGAGATAGGTCGCGGCACCAGCACATACGATGGTCTCTCGATTGCATGGGCGGTTAGTGAATTTATACACAATTCAGCTGGCCACCGAGCAAAAGCAATATTCGCTACGCATTATCACGAACTCACGGAACTACCTAATATCTATCCGCGCGCGAGCAACTTTCAGGTTGCGGTGCGCGAGAGCGGCGATAGCGTCCAGTTCTTGCATAAAATAGTCCCGGGTGGTTGTGATGACTCTTATGGTATATATGTTGCAAAAATGGCTGGTGTGCCTGATTCTGTTATTGCAAGGGCACAAAACATACTCGAACTTCTAGAGAGCGGCGAAAAACTGA
It includes:
- the mutS gene encoding DNA mismatch repair protein MutS, with the translated sequence MNKKKQKPKNTPMMEQYYRIKKQVPDALLLYRMGDFFELFDEDAKIAAEVLGITLTQRSHGMPEPTPLAGVPHHAMEKYLSKLLSAGFKVAICEQVEDPKKAKGIVARDIIEVMTPGTATIETEENAESNLIMGIFENEDSVSIALADLLGGRFEARSLTYARFIEELQLLLVKEILVSEDISESLHEILRESAPKAHISYQEPWKFETVFARDKLSEHFGVKTLMGYGELSDGEISAAGGLIAYFKDLKKGDMAHIRTISIGTKDDAMIFDASTVRNLELIRSIADGKVEGSLLWVLDTTCTPMGHREIVEWILKPLINRVSIEQRLAAVEELIIDPIALATLRERFSEIGDMERLIGKLGNEKANPRDLIALKIGLDKVPAIKSIIQGKNTPLLDNIDNRLDPMDEVRGIIQENIDLDPPVHINEGGIIAEGISSELDELRQIRYGGKQYLASMQENLRDKLDIPKLKIGYNRVFGYYIEVSRMHSKKVPEEFERKQTLVASERYITAELKEYEQKVLSAEERIFEIERDLFLTLRAHLSQFAASILLVAKALAELDALCSLVEIARRKGWVRPQFTDEPIIEIIEGRHPVVEQILGDRTFVPNNTHLSSDQNQLLLITGPNMSGKSTYLRQVALIVLIAQMGSFVPAQSCRIRPVDRIFTRVGAMDNIARGQSTFLVEMIETANILNNATDRSLVLLDEIGRGTSTYDGLSIAWAVSEFIHNSAGHRAKAIFATHYHELTELPNIYPRASNFQVAVRESGDSVQFLHKIVPGGCDDSYGIYVAKMAGVPDSVIARAQNILELLESGEKLNSESIIRVGGHKGKSIRSEGIQISLFEPENHPLVQQLRNLDPERMTPMEALEYITRWRKRWVRW